The DNA sequence ATTTTTTTGCAACAAGCAATCTCCTTCTCGTCACATATTCACTAAATGTAAGACTTGTTTGCTCTTTAAATAACACACTAAAATAGCTAGAATTTAAGTGGATATAATCTGCTACTCGTTGAAGGGTTAATCTTTCTTTTATATTTTCATCGATATATGTCAAGGCTTTTTTCACGGGAGGACTTGTATTGTTCTCCCGTGTAACAATTGGTAACAAACGGTCATCCACCACTTTTTGCATCATTCCTACTTGCTCTCGATTTTCATATGCTTTAAGAGCTTTTTGGACAGAATCAAACAGTTTTTGTTTACTAATCGGTTTTAGTAAGTAGTTTTGAACACCATATTGAATCGCCTCCTGAGCATAGTCAAATTCAGAATAAGCGGAAATGACAATGACTTCTGGTTTAGATTCAACGCTTTGGATATTTTTTACTAATTGTAATCCCGTCATTTCGGGCATA is a window from the Bacillus alkalicellulosilyticus genome containing:
- a CDS encoding response regulator transcription factor, encoding MKFQKVILVVDDEPRIRQGLQKTLELSSNDNVTILTATNGKEALNIILNEKVHLLITDISMPEMTGLQLVKNIQSVESKPEVIVISAYSEFDYAQEAIQYGVQNYLLKPISKQKLFDSVQKALKAYENREQVGMMQKVVDDRLLPIVTRENNTSPPVKKALTYIDENIKERLTLQRVADYIHLNSSYFSVLFKEQTSLTFSEYVTRRRLLVAKKLLYQTQMSVAEIAEEVGYHTSKYFIKMFKDYEGVTPSQYRKQETKTS